From the genome of Amylibacter sp. IMCC11727:
GATGCATGGGTCAACTTTAAAACCTTTGGTCTAACGGCGGCGGTGTTTCTGTTCTTTATGGGGCAGGGGTCGTTGTTTGCGAAATACGCAATCGAAGAAGACACCAGCGAAGAAGCGTAAATTCGTTCCAACCTAAGCTCTGAATATAGAGGGTTGTTCCAAGACAGCATCTATATATAGTTTTCGTAAGTGTAAGGGCGGGATGCCCCGCTCTGAGGCTTAACAGCGATTACAGGGCAGGGACGCTTTACGACTATGACTTCTGAATTTACGCAAGATTTTATCCGAAACCCCGCAGGTCTGAAAGACAATCCAGCATTGGTCTTGAACGCGGATTTTCGCCCGCTGAGCTATTTCCCGTTGTCCGTGTGGAAATGGCAGGACGCGGTCAAAGCCGCCTATTTGGATCGTGTGACCATTCTGGCCGAATACGAAGAATCGGTTCGCTCCCCGTCGGTGGAAATTCGGATGCCTTCGGTGATTGTGTTAAAGGATTATGTGAAACCCGCGCGCACTACGGCATTCACACGGTTTAACCTGTTTTTGCGCGATGAATTCACCTGCCAATATTGCGGGGCGCAAGGAGACATGACGTTTGATCATGTGGTGCCGCGGTCTCGTGGGGGGCGAACCACATGGCAGAATGTTGTTGCATCTTGTGGGCCGTGTAATTTGCGCAAAGGGGCACGATCCTTGAAACAGGCTGGTATGAGCCTACGGGTGACCCCCGATCAGCCAAGCGCCAACCAGTTGTTGAACGCAGGGCGCAAATTTCCACCAAACTATCTGCACGACAGTTGGATGGATTTTCTGTATTGGGATGCGGAACTAGAGGCTTAACGCCGCGCGGCCAACAGCCAAAGCGCCACCAGTCCAAAAGAGATAATGGCGTTCCATCCAGCCATGGAGATTCCAAACAAATCCCAGGGGATTTCATCACAGCGTACGATGGGGGCCTCTAGGATCTGTTTTAGCAAATCCTTTACAGGGACGTCAGCAACGGATCCTGATGTGCAGGTTGATGGACCTTCCCACCAATCCTGTTCCACACCCGCGTGGTAAAGCCCGATCACCGCCGTGGTCAGGGCCGCCAATGCGCCCAACAGCGCCAAGCCGCGATGATAGACAAGCGCACCAATCAAGCCGATTAGTACCGCCACACCGTGGGGCCAGCGTTGCCAGATGCACATTTTACACGGTGGCAATTCAC
Proteins encoded in this window:
- a CDS encoding HNH endonuclease, whose product is MTSEFTQDFIRNPAGLKDNPALVLNADFRPLSYFPLSVWKWQDAVKAAYLDRVTILAEYEESVRSPSVEIRMPSVIVLKDYVKPARTTAFTRFNLFLRDEFTCQYCGAQGDMTFDHVVPRSRGGRTTWQNVVASCGPCNLRKGARSLKQAGMSLRVTPDQPSANQLLNAGRKFPPNYLHDSWMDFLYWDAELEA
- a CDS encoding disulfide bond formation protein B, with the translated sequence MTRQRFLLLAALGSALMLAGAFGFQYIGELPPCKMCIWQRWPHGVAVLIGLIGALVYHRGLALLGALAALTTAVIGLYHAGVEQDWWEGPSTCTSGSVADVPVKDLLKQILEAPIVRCDEIPWDLFGISMAGWNAIISFGLVALWLLAARR